AGCTCGATCCGCGCCTCCAGGTTGAACACGGCCTTCAAGCCCCGTCCGAGGTCTTCGCTGCCCTTGACGCCGAGACGGGAGCCGTCGGCGCCCCCGCTGATGAGCTTGGGCGAAGAGCCGTGCTGCCACATGAGGCCGGCGTCGGCGATACCGTAGAGCTGGACGCTGGACTGGGCCAGCACGAGGGTCGGAACGCAGGCGCCGGCGAGCGCGCCCAGCACAATCTTTTTCATCGTATCTCCCATGGCAAATCGAATCACATCGCGACACAATCGGATGCCTGTCAATTCGCGCTGGCCGATACGGCTCAGCCGCGTGAGCGTTGCGCGAATCGCACAGGGCCCAGATGCAGCAAGGGCGGACCTGGTTTCCCAGGCCCGCCCTTGCGGAGTTACTGCTTAAGACTTACAGCGTAAAGCTTAGAACGAGTGGTTCACGCCCACGTCGTAGGTGTTGATGGTCGGGGTGCCAGCCAGAGCGCCGGTGGTCTGGTTGAAGCTGGCGTTCTTCTTGCGCGACGCATCGATGTACACGTAGGTACGCTTCGACAGGCTGTACTCGTAGCCCAGCGAGTACTGGCGGGTCAGCAGGTCGTGCTGCAGGAAGTTCTCGTCCTGCTTCTTGACACCGACGCCGGCCAGCACCTTGCCCGGGCCGACCGCGTAGGTCAGACCCAGCACCGTGCCCTTGACCTTCGGACGCAGGGTGTTGGTGTGTTCCTTGTCCTGACGGCTGTAGGTGGCCATCAGTTTCAGTTCCGGGGTCACGGCGAACGAACCGGCGATCGACCAGATCTTGGTTTCGATGGCGTTACGCTCGTAAGCCAGCATTGCAGCGGCCGGACCGTTGTTGTAGGTGGCAGCGACCGAGAACGGGTTGGCCGAAGCTTCCTGGCCCGAAGTGTACGAGGTTGCGCCAGCGCCGACGCCGGCGACGGCTGCGCCGCCTGCGATGCCTTCCTTGCTTGCCCAGGCAGCGTTCACCTGGAAGCCGTTAGCGACCGGCGAGTTGTAGAAGATCGCGTTCGAGAAGCGGTTGTTGCTTGCGCCAGCGCCGCTGGTGTTGCTGCCCTGGTCCAGCGGAGTCGAGTTGTAACCGGCGATGCTGATGTCGGTATAGAAACCGGCCGGGGTCGGCAGGCCGTGCCACGGTTCGAACGAACCGACCACTTCCTGGAACGGGGTCAGGCCACGGCCCAGGCGGATCATACCGAAATCACCCTGCAGGCCGACGCGGGTCTGGCCCTGGAACAGCGGACGGGTGTTGTTCTCGACGGTGCCGGTGTCCGGCTCGTAGCGCATTTCAATCTGGAACAGCGCTTTCAGGCCGTTGCCCAGATCTTCGGTGCCCTTGAAGCCCAGGGTGTTGGAAGCACGCTTGCCGATGGCCAGGGTCTGGTCGGTACGCTTGACCAGGCCGGCGTCGATGTTGCCGTAGATTTGCACTGCGGTCTGCGCTTGCGCGACACCAGCGAATGCACCCAGCAGAGCGACTGCCACGAGGGATTTTTTCATCTATTTATGTCCTTATAAAGTGAAACGCAGGAATCCAGTGAGCATTGAGGCTTTTTCTTTTTGCTGAACACTCGGATGTGTGAACCTTAAATGCTGGAAGCATCAAGGTTGTCTGATTAGTCAATTATGACGGGTCCACTTGGTGGAAAGCCAATAAATCCAATTGTGCTGTTGTATTTTCGAAACGGCAGAGCTGATTCACGTAGGAAATCTTAAGCATTGTTTAAGTTTCTGGGCGTCATCATGCCAGCCGGGCACGACATTTAACATTTGTGCGGCCTCAAATGCACATGGAATCGCAGGCGAATCGCCCCTGAGCCGGCTTTAGACTCTGCCCCATCCGACAACCGCAACCGGATGTCCAGGTCTGGCGACCTCATCCATCATGTACTTACCAGGATTTGCGTGCATCTGCATGCATCTGCGGCGGTGTCTTACTACCGATAAATGAGCGATGGCAAACCGTGAAGAGCTAGCAATCATCCGTGGCGCACGCGCCGGCCGGGCCGACTCCCAGCTGGCGCTGGGCCGACTGTATCTTTTTGGGAGCACCGGCCTGCCGAAGAGCCTGCCTACCGCGCTGCACTGGCTGGACCGCGCCGCGCGCCAGGGCTGTGCCGAGGCCTGGCAATTGATCGGCAATCACATCCCGCTCGACCTGGCCCGGCAGAGCCCCCAGCCCGTGACCTGCTGGTACGAGCGGGCCTACGACGGCGGACTGGCGCGGGCCGGCCTGGTCTATGCGCAGCTGGTGCTGGGCGGCGAGCGGGTAGCGCCGGGGCAGCGCGCCAAGGCCCTGCGCGCGCTCGAGGACGCGGGCCGCGGTGGTTTTCCGGAAGCGCAGTGGCTGCTGGCGCGCGAACACGGGGCCGCGCCGCCGCGCCCGGGCGCCACGGCGGCGATGCCGGCGGAGCAGGGCGCCGGCCTGCCGACTGCCGGCGCCCTGGGCCGCGATTCTTCGGCACCGCGCGCCGGCGCGCCGGAGCATGCCGGCCAGCGCTGGCTGCGCCGCGCCGCCGACAATGGCGTCACCCCGGCCCAGTTCGCGCTGCTGGCGCAGGAATGGGAATCCGGAAACCAGCAGGGCTATCTGGTGCGCGCGCTGCCGCTGGCGCGCTCCCTGGCCCATTCCGAAGTGGCGCAGGACAGGGCTTGCGCGCGCCTGTCGCCGGACGAGGTCACCCTGCTGTCGCGCTGCGCCCGGCTGGTGGAAGAGGGCGCTGTCACCCACGACGTCGCGCCCGACGAATTGCACGCGTTCTGGGAAATGGCCGCCGCCGAGCAGGACTGCTACGCCCAGTTTGCCCTGGGCCTGTGGTGCGCGCGCATGCGCATCGATGGCCGCCGCATTCCCGGCAGCAGCGGCGCGGCCAACTTCAAGAAGGCGGTGCGCTGGCTGCAGCAGGCCGGCGAGCAGGGCCTGGCCGAAGCCTGGTACGCGCTGTCACGCATTTATGTGAAGCCTGAATTTTCCCAGCGTAATGTGAACGAGGCCCAGAAATATCTCGAGCGCGCCGCCGAGATGGGTTACCGCGACGCCCAGCTGGAATGCGGGAATGCCGCCTGGCGCGCGCGCCGCGAGAACGAGAACAATGATGTGCGCGCCGTGTTCTGGCTGCAGAAGGCGGTCGCGCAGGGCTGCGCGAAGGCGGCGGCAATGCTGCGCAAGATCGCGCCGCGCGTTCCCGGCGCCTGGCCGGATCTGCGGGCGCTGTTGTCCGGGCGGGATCTGGCGGAATACCCCTTGCTGGCGGCGCGCCTCGAGCTGGCCCTGGCCTTCGGCCTGAGTCGTGCGGAGGCGCTGCTGCTGGACATCGGCAATGCCGACCGCGGGCACTGCCTGGTGGTCGACATCCGCGCCAGCTACGGGCGCAGCCGGAGACGTCTGGTGCCGGTGGAAACGGCGCAGGAGCGCCAGCTGCTCGACCGCATCGTGCGTCTGTTCGAGAGCGTCGACTGCGGTCCGGGCGGTCCGGAAGGAAATTACCGCCAGCGCCTGTACCGGCTGCGGACCCTGCTGCCCGAGGCGGGCGGGGCGGATTCTTCGCTCGACCTCGACCTGGCCGCCTAATCGCGCCTGACAGCACCCTGATGGCAGCGTTGCATCGTCTCGCCGTACACGCATACTGTCTTCGAGGATGGGCCTTGCCCTCAGGGCGTTGTCAGACGCGATTATTCAGAGCGTGATCTCGCCTTCGAACACCGTCTCGGCCGGCCCGCTCAGGTAGACCGGCTGGCCTTCGCCGGCCCAGGCGATGCTCAGGCGGCCGCCGCGCGCTTCGACCTGCACCGGCGAATCCAGCAGGCCGCGCCGGATGCCGGCCACCACCGCCGCGCAGGCGCCGGTGCCGCAGGCCAGGGTTTCGCCGGCGCCGCGCTCGAACACGCGCAGCTTCACGTGGCCGCGGTCCAGCACTTGCAGGTAGCCGGCATTGACCCGTTTCGGGAAGCGCGGATGATGTTCGATCTGCGGGCCGGTCTCCGCGACCGGGGCGGTGTCCACGTCGTCCACGACCTGCACCGCGTGCGGATTGCCCATCGAGACGGTCGAGACCAGCACGGTCTGCTCGGCGCCGCGCGCGCGGACCGTGATCGGCCACAGGGCATCGCGGCCTTGCGTTACGCTTTCCAGGCCCTGGCTGTCGAACGGCACCAGGGCCGGCTCCAGCACAGGCGCGCCCATGTCGACGGTCACGCTGCCATCCGTCTCGAGACGCGGCGTGATGATGCCGGCCATGGTCTGCACGCGGATGCTGCGTTTGTCCGTCAAGCCCTTGTCGCTGACGAAGCGCACGAAGGCGCGCGAGCCGTTGCCGCACTGTTCGACCTCGCCGCCGTCGTTGTTGAAGATGCGGTAGCGGAAGTCGCAGCCTGCCTCGCTGGGCGGCTCGACGACCAGGATCTGGTCGGCGCCGATGCCGAAGCGGCGGTCCGCCAGGCGGCGCCACTGCTCGGGACCGAGGTCGATCTGCTGGTTGATGGCGTCGATCACGATGAAGTCGTTGCCGGCGCCGTGCATCTTAGTGAATTTCAGTTTCATTGCTGGATCCTTACTGGTAAAGCGAGGGTTCGCCGTTGGGCCGGGTTTTGAAACGTTTATGGGTCCAGAAGTACTCGGCCGGGTTCTCGCGCACCCGCTCTTCGATGAATTCGTTCATGCGGCGCGTGGCGGCGACCATGTCGTCGCCCGGATAGTCGTCCCAGGCCGGATAGAACACCACCCGGTAGCCCTTGTAGTTGGGCAGGAAGGTCGCGACCACCGGGATCACCTTGGCCTTGGTGGCGGAAGCCAGGCGGGGCAGGGCGGTGAGGGTGGCGGCCGGGATCCCGAAGAAAGGCACGAAGCTGGCGTCCTTCTCGCCGAAGTCCATGTCCGGCAGCATGAAGTAGGGCAGGCCGTCACGCAGCGCGCGCAGGATCGGCTTGATGCCGTCTTCGCGCGTGAACAGGCGCACCGGGCCGTAGCGTTCGCGGCCGTGGCGCAGCAGGCGGTCGAAGGCCTGGTTCTTCTGCGGCGAATAAATCGTCGACAGTGGAATGACGCGCGCCGCCACGCCGGCCACGTCGAGGCAGACGAAGTGCGGGCACAACAGGATGGTCGGGCCGCTTTCCATTTCCGCCTTCGGCACCGCCGGCACGACTTCGATCAGGCCGTGGATGCGCTCGAATGGCGCCCACCAGATCAGCGAGCGCTCCAGGATGCTGCGCGAGTAGCCCATGAAATGGCGCTTGGCGATGGCGACCCGTTCCGCTTCGCTCAGCTCGGGCATGCACAGGCGCAGGTTGGTCAGGGCGATCTTGCGGCGTTTCGGGATCGCGTAATACATCAGCCAGCCGATGGCATTGCCGATACGGCCCAGGATCGGCAGCGGCAACCAGTGCAGCAGCCACAGCAAGGCAATCAGGAACCTCATGCGACCGCCTCGGTTTCCGGGGCTGCCACGCCTTGCGGACGCTTGTAGCGGTTATAACTCCAGAAATACTGGGATGGGCAACGCGCGATCAGTTGCTCCATCGCGCGGTTGATGGCGGCGGCCTGCTCGGCCGCAGTGCCGGACAGCTCGCCCTCGAAGGGAACGAAGCGGATCACGTAGCCGCGTCCGTGCGGCAGGCGCTCGGCGTAGGTCAGCAGGATGTCGGCCTTGCCCAGCTGGGCCAGCTTGGCCGGCAAGGTCATGGTGTAGGCCGGACGGCCGAAGAAGGGCGCCCACACGCCTTCTCCTTCCTGCGGCACCTGGTCGGGCAGCACGCCGACGGGCTGGCCGCCGCGCAGCGCCTTGACCAGCATGCGCACGCCCGACAGGTTGGCCGGGGCCAGGTGCATGTTCTGGCGCGCGCGGGCGCCTTCGACCAGGGGTTTCAGCGCGCTCTTGCGCGGCGGACGGTACATGACCGTCAATTCCTGGCGCAGCGAGACCTGCTGGGCGGTCAGTTCGAAACAGCCCAGGTGTGGCGTCAGGAATACGATGCCACGACCAGCGTCGAGCTGGCGCTGGACCAGTTCCCAGTTTTCCATCGTGACATGGCTGGTCACGCGTTGTTGTTGCGCGCACCAAACAAAAGGCAGCTCGACGATCGCCTTGCCGGACTCGGCGATGGCAGTGCGCAGGTGGGCGCCGTAGCCCGCCAGCTCGAGATTGCTGCGTAGGCGGCGGCGATAGGAGGGAGAAGCCAGGTAGACCAGCCAGCCGAGCCCGGCGCCCAGCGCATGTAGCACAGGGAGCGGAAACACCGACAGGAAACGGAACAAAAGGACGAGCATTATTGATTCAGGGTAGAGGTGATGCGGCTTGCTTCACCAAAATTTTTTAAGGAGCGTAAAATACCACTTTGAGCAGGATCCGCGGAGTTAATGACAACTTGCGAAGCGGAATATAAATATCGCTAAAGCGTCGCAGGCAATGGTACTGCGGCATTTATCTCAACAGTATCAGGAGCCTTAATGTCTTCCAATGACTACCTCTTTACTTCCGAGTCTGTCTCGGAAGGCCATCCGGACAAAGTCGCCGACCAGATTTCCGACGCCATCCTCGACGCCATCCTCGAACAGGATCCGCGCGCGCGCGTGGCCGCCGAAACCCTTTGCAACACCGGTCTGGTGGTGCTGGCCGGCGAGATCACGACGCACGCAAACGTCGATTATATTCAAGTTGCGCGCAACACCATCAAGCGCATCGGTTACGACAACACCGATTTCGGCATCGATTACAAGGGCTGCGCGGTGCTGGTCGCCTACGACAAGCAGTCGCCCGACATCGCCCAGGGCGTCGACGAAGGCGCCGGCCTGGATCTGGACCAGGGCGCCGGCGACCAGGGCCTGATGTTCGGCTACGCCTGCGACGAGACCCCGGAACTGATGCCGGCCGCGATCTACTACGCGCATCGCCTGGTCGAGCGCCAGTCGCAGCTACGCAAGGACGGCCGCCTGCCCTGGCTGCGCCCGGACGCCAAGTCCCAGGTCACGCTGCGCTACGTGAACGGCCGTCCGGTGTCGGTCAATACCGTGGTGCTGTCGACCCAGCACGCACCTGAAATCAGCCACAGCCAGATCGAAGAAGCCGTCATCGAAGAAATCATCAAGCCGGTGCTGCCGAAGGAATGGCTGCAGGACACCCGCTACCTGGTCAACCCGACCGGCCGCTTCGTCATCGGCGGGCCGCAGGGCGACTGCGGCCTGACCGGCCGCAAGATCATCGTCGACACCTACGGCGGCGCAGCCCCGCACGGCGGCGGCGCCTTCTCGGGCAAGGATCCGACCAAGGTCGACCGTTCGGCAGCCTATGCCGCCCGCTATGTGGCCAAGAACGTGGTCGCCGCCGGCCTGGCGCGCCAGTGCCAGGTGCAGGTCAGCTACGCGATCGGCGTGGCCAAGCCGATCAACATCACCGTCTACACCGAAGGCACCGGCGTGATCTCCGACGAGAAGATCGCCGAACTGGTGATGGAGCACTTCGACCTGCGCCCGAAAGGCATCGTGCAGATGCTGGACCTGCTGCGCCCGATCTACCAGAAGACCGCCGCCTACGGCCACTTCGGCCGCGAAGAGCCGGAGTTCAGCTGGGAGCGCACCGACAAGGCCGCGCTGCTGCGCGCCGAAGCCGGTCTGGCCTGATGGCGTAGGGTGGGCACGGGGTGCCCACCCTACGATCGCAGGCAATACAACACAGCGGCACACCAGCAAGCCGCCCGTGTTAAACTTATGAATTCCGAGGAGCGTTGCGACGAAAGATTCCTCTTTCGCCAGGCTCGGATCATCAACACCGCGCTCACGTTACTTTTTTCTTAACTTGAAAGGAGGGCGTGATGAGCGCCGTACTCAAAAACACTTCCCAGGATTACCTCGTTGCCGACATCGGCCTCGCCGCATGGGGCGAGAAGGAAATCCGCATCGCCGAAACCGAAATGCCGGGCCTGATGGCCATCCGCGAGGAATACGCCGCCGCCCAGCCGCTGAAGGGCGCGCGCATTGCCGGTTCGCTGCACATGACCATCCAGACCGCCGTGCTGATCCGCACCCTGGAAGCCCTCGGCGCGCAGGTGCGCTGGGCCTCGTGCAACATCTACTCGACCCAGGACCACGCCGCCGCCGCCATCGCGTCGGTCGGCACCCCGGTGTTCGCCATCAAGGGCGAAACCCTGGACGAGTACTGGGAATACACCCACCGCATCTTCGAATGGCCGGGCGACCAGCACGCCAACATGATCCTGGACGATGGCGGCGACGCCACCCTGCTGCTGCACCTGGGCGTGCGCGCGGAGAAGGACATCTCGGTGCTGGACAAGCCGGGTTCGGAAGAAGAGATCTGCCTGTTCAACGCGATCAAGGGCCGCCTGGCTGTCGATCCGCAGTGGTACTCGAAGCGTCTGCCGGAAATCAAGGGCGTGACCGAAGAGACCACCACCGGCGTGCACCGCCTGTACCAGATGCACCAGGAAGGCAAGCTGGCCTTCCCGGCCATCAACGTCAACGATTCCGTCACCAAGTCGAAGTTCGACAACCTGTACGGCTGCCGTGAATCGCTGGTGGACGGCATCAAGCGCGCCACCGACGTCATGATCGCCGGCAAAATCGCCGTGATCGCCGGCTATGGCGACGTGGGCAAGGGCTCGGCCCAGGCCATGCGCGCGCTGTCGGCCCAGGTCTGGGTCACCGAGATCGACCCGATCTGCGCCCTGCAGGCTGCGATGGAAGGCTACCGCGTCGTGACCATGGACTACGCTGCCGAACACGGCGACATCTTCGTCACCTGCACCGGCAACTACCACGTCATCACCGAAGCCCACATGCAGAAGATGAAGGACCAGGCGATCGTCTGCAACATCGGCCACTTCGACAACGAAATCGAAGTCGCGGCACTGAAGAAATATCAGTGGGAAAACATCAAGCCGCAGGTCGATCACGTGATCTTCCCGGACGGCAAGCGCATCATCCTGCTGGCCGAAGGCCGCCTGGTGAACCTGGGCTGCGGCACCGGTCACCCGTCCTACGTGATGAGCTCCTCGTTCGCAAACCAGACCATCGCCCAGATCGAGCTGTTCGCCAACACCGACAAGTATCCGGTCGGCGTGTACACCCTGCCGAAGCACCTGGACGAGAAGGTCGCGCGCCTGCAGCTCAAGAAGCTGAACGCACAGCTGACCACGCTGACCGAAGAGCAGGCGGCTTACATTTCGGTATCCAAGGAAGGTCCTTACAAGCCGGATCATTACCGCTACTAATTTGTAGTCTGGTAAGCTTTCCGTGACATGGCGCCATCCAGCTGGGTGGCGCCGGACTTCTTACGCCCTCACGAAAGACACCGATATGCGCTTGCTCCTGACCTGGTTGATCAATGCCGCCGCCCTGATGGCGCTGCCTTACCTGATGCATTCCGTGACCGTCACCAACCTCGGCGCCGCCCTCGTGGCCGCGCTGGTGCTGGGGCTGGTCAATACCATCATCCGTCCCGTGCTGGTCGTGTTGACCCTGCCGGTGACCGTGGTGTCGCTCGGACTGTTCATTCTGGTGATCAATGCGCTGCTGTTCTGGCTGGTGGCGCACCTGGTCGAAGGATTCCATGTTGCCGGGTTCTGGTCGGCCTTCCTGGCAGCCATCCTGTACAGCGTGATTTCGTGGGCGCTTTCTACCTTACTCCTGAATAAAGATGGAAACCCCTAATATCAGCATCGAGTTTTTCCCGCCCAAGACCCCCGAGGGTGCGGAAAAACTGCGCGTCGCGCGCCAGAAGCTGGCGCAACTGCAGCCGAAATACTTTTCGGTGACCTTCGGCGCCGGCGGCAGCACCCAGCAGGGCACGCTCGACACCGTGCTCGAGATCCAGTCCGAAGGGCACGCGGCCGCGCCGCACCTGTCCTGCGTCGGCGGCACGCGCGAGTCGATCCGCACGATCCTGCGCGAATTCCAGGCGAAGAACATCCATCGCCTGGTGGCCCTGCGCGGCGATCTGCCGAGCGGCTACGGCGGCGCCGGCGAACTGCGCTATGCCAGCGACCTGGTCGAGTTCATCCGTCTTGAAACCGGCGACTGGTTCCACATCGAAGTCGCCGCCTACCCGGAAATGCACCCGCAGGCGAAGTCGCCGCAGGACGACCTGCAGAATTTCGTACGCAAGGTGCAGGCCGGCGCGAACGCCGCCATCACCCAGTATTTCTATAACCCGGACGCGTATTTCCAGTTCGTCGACAACGCGCGCAAGCTGGGCGTGGACGTGCCCATCGTGGCCGGCATCATGCCGATCACGAACTACACGCAACTGATGCGCTTCTCGGACATGTGCGGCGCCGAGATCCCGCGCTGGATCCGCCTGAAGCTGGCCAGCTTCGGCGACGACAGCGCCTCGATCAAGGCTTTCGGCCTGGACGTGGTCAGCCAGCTGTGCGAACGCCTGATCGCCGGCGGCGCACCCGGCCTGCACTTCTACAGCATGAACCAGGCGGCGGCCACCACCGCCATCTGGCAGCGCCTGCACGGGACGCCAGCGGCCTGAGGCGCACCGATCGCCGCACCGACAAGCCCACGCGCTGCTGGCCGTGGGCTTTTTTTTCAGGTCACCTGGCTGCGCTCGGTAACGATCACATCCAGCGGCACATCGTGCGGCCCATGCCCGAAGCGGGCTTCCTGGTTACTGTAGGCAATCCCCAGCGTCAACGGACGTGGCGTCAGCGCCAGGGTGCGGTCGTAGTAGCCGCCGCCATAGCCCAGCCGGTAAGCCTCGGCATTGAAGCCCAGGCAGGGAATCAGGAGGGCCGGGGGACGCTCGATGAAGCGCAGCGTGGCCGGCACCGCCACCCCCATCTCGTCGGCCAGCATCGGCTCGTCCAGCTTCCATTCCGTGAAGGCGAGCGGGGCGTTGCGCTCCATCACCACGGGCAGCGCCAGGCGCACCCCGGCCAGCGCCAGTTCCGCATAGGCCGCGCGCAGGTCGGGTTCGCCGGCCAGCGGCCAGTAGACGCCCAGCACAGGCATCTGGCGCAGGCGCCACCAGGCGACGACCTGGGCGCCGATGTGCGCGTCCCACTGGACCTTGATGGCGGGGTCGAGCGTTCCGCGCGCCGTCCTGAGCGCCTTGCGCAGCGCGGCCTTGGCCGCCTGGCTGTCGCCCGTCACGCTTGAGGCATCGGATGGCAGTCCCGGGAGGGGCCGTGGTATTCTTGATTCGCCGGTCATGGATGAAATGAAGCGTACATTGAAGGTTGGTTTGATGTTTCTGTTGAAATTGTTAGCCGGCGCAAGTATTGCTGCGTCTACATTGCTGGCGTTTTCGCCCGCATCCGCCCAGACGGCGCCGCCCGCCGCCGCCGCATCTGCCGCGTCTGCCGCTCCTGCTGCACCCGCCGCGTCTGCCGCGCCTTCCGGCATGCTGCTGCAGGCCGTTGCCGTTGCCGATGCTGCGCGCGAGCAGGATGCGCTCTTTCTGCAGTTGCGCGAGGCCGCGCGTGCGAACGATGCCGGCAAGGCGGCCGAGCTGGCGGCGCGCCTGCCCAACTACGCAATTCCCTCGTATGTCGACTATTATCGTCTCAAACCGCGCCTGAAGGACGCGCCGAACGAGGAGGTCCTGGATTTCCTGAAGCGCTACGAGGGCAGCGCCATCGCCGACCGCCTGCGCAACGACTGGCTGCTCGAGCTGGGCCGCAAGCGCGACTGGGTGAATTTCGACCGCGAACTGCCGCTGTTCGTGAAGGACGACGATTACCAGGTCAAGTGCTACGCCCTGCTGTCGCGCGCCGTGAAAGGGCAGAACGTGGCCCGGGACGCGCGCGCCCTGCTGGACAATCCGCCAATGTATGGCGAAGCCTGCGCCGCCCTGGTGGCCCAGCTGGCCCAGTCCGGCCAGTTCAGCAAGGAAGACCTGCTGGCCCAGCTGCGCCTGGCGGGCGAGATGCACGCCACCGGCCCGTCGCGCCGCACCGCGCTCCTGCTGGGCGCTTCCGACACCCGCGCCGCCCAGGCGGTCGACTTCCCGGCGCTGGCGATGGCGCGCGGCATCGGCAGCACGCGCGCCGAGCACGAGATCTACCTGGTCGCCATCGGCCGCATGGCGCGCACCAGCCTGAAACTGGCCACCGTGGCCCTGAACAAGAATGCGTCCCGGCTGTCCGCCGAGGAACGGGCGATCGGCTGGTCGAACATCGCCCTGGCGGCCTCGCTGGTACTGGCGCCGGACGCCTACGACGACTGGCAGCGCAGCGCCGGCGCGCCCCTGTCCGAAACCCAGTTCGAGTGGAAGACCCGGATCGCGCTGCGCCGCGGCGACTGGAAGACGGTGCGCGCCACCATCGAGGCCATGCCGGCGGACCAGCGCGCGCTGCCGGCCTGGACCTACTGGCTGGGCCGTGCCGATCTGGCGCAAGGCCGGCGCGAAGCCGCGCAGGCGCTGTTCCGCCGCATCGCCGACCAGAACAATTTCTATGGCCAGCTGGCGCTCGAAGAGCTGGGCCAGCAGATCACGATCCCGCCCAGCGCATCGGGACCGATCGCGCCGACCGCGCCCGAGCTGGCGCAGATGGCCGCCAATCCCGGCTTCCGGCGCGCCCTGAAGTTCTTTTCCCTGCGCTTGCGCTTCGAGGGCACGCGCGAGTGGAACTGGGCGCTGCGCGACTTTTCCGACCGCCAGCTGCTGGTCGCGGCCGAGTACGCGCGCCAGAACGAGATCCTGGACCGCATGG
This window of the Massilia sp. WG5 genome carries:
- a CDS encoding 5-formyltetrahydrofolate cyclo-ligase, translating into MTGDSQAAKAALRKALRTARGTLDPAIKVQWDAHIGAQVVAWWRLRQMPVLGVYWPLAGEPDLRAAYAELALAGVRLALPVVMERNAPLAFTEWKLDEPMLADEMGVAVPATLRFIERPPALLIPCLGFNAEAYRLGYGGGYYDRTLALTPRPLTLGIAYSNQEARFGHGPHDVPLDVIVTERSQVT
- a CDS encoding lytic transglycosylase domain-containing protein, giving the protein MFLLKLLAGASIAASTLLAFSPASAQTAPPAAAASAASAAPAAPAASAAPSGMLLQAVAVADAAREQDALFLQLREAARANDAGKAAELAARLPNYAIPSYVDYYRLKPRLKDAPNEEVLDFLKRYEGSAIADRLRNDWLLELGRKRDWVNFDRELPLFVKDDDYQVKCYALLSRAVKGQNVARDARALLDNPPMYGEACAALVAQLAQSGQFSKEDLLAQLRLAGEMHATGPSRRTALLLGASDTRAAQAVDFPALAMARGIGSTRAEHEIYLVAIGRMARTSLKLATVALNKNASRLSAEERAIGWSNIALAASLVLAPDAYDDWQRSAGAPLSETQFEWKTRIALRRGDWKTVRATIEAMPADQRALPAWTYWLGRADLAQGRREAAQALFRRIADQNNFYGQLALEELGQQITIPPSASGPIAPTAPELAQMAANPGFRRALKFFSLRLRFEGTREWNWALRDFSDRQLLVAAEYARQNEILDRMVNTSERTRTEFDYTQRFPAPHNDILHPTAQGLGLDQAWVYGLIRQESRFISDAQSGVGAAGLMQVMPSTGKWVAEKIGMSDYAHGMLSDIRTNILLGTNYLNMVLNNADGSQVLATASYNAGPGRARTWRGLLSAPMEGAVFVETIPFEETRNYVRNVMSNATNYAALFEKRPQSLKARLGTITPRGSAIGLP